The Gigantopelta aegis isolate Gae_Host chromosome 3, Gae_host_genome, whole genome shotgun sequence genome segment gattgttgtggtattagagtgggactcgttgcctactgtttggtagtcaggaattgccaaaaaaagacataggttggtctctgactgtaatgagagcgtgtttatgtccaaatgtccgtctagctctcttacagtcagagtactcgggctacctcCCATACAATGTATAACATGTCACCTATCTGAAAAACTAAAAAGTATTAGCCCTTCCCTTAGAATCTGCTAACTTTAGCTgttgtttcatttcaacttatttccaattaaggttcaagcacgctgtcctgggcacacacctcagctgtctgtccaggacagtaggttagtggttagtgtgagaaaATAGGGTGTAGGCCCTACCGTAATGGTcttattgagtcgttaaaactcgctctgggtgtgagctggtaccgggcagtacctgccagccttatgtttgatggcttaaccacgacactaccaaGGCCGGTAGCTGCTGTTGTGCTTTAAATAAGTATGTCCCCATCAAAATTGAATACCCCACCCCACTCCTAAGTGCTTTCCAGACAGTTCGTCCTCTGGACGTTTCGTGCACAGACGATTAGTCCACCGTACAATTCGTCCACGTACAAATCGTCCACCCACTTctgacaattcgtccactcgattacaacatttaggccaataaatctaaaatgttatttcttagCCACTGAAATGGTTAATCATTTTCGTTTTGTGgtaaattactattatcattattattaataataataattttgagagCTCGTTAAAAAATAGTGtcataataaatttgtaaatacaataataataaatttactttaattgtCCCATTccctattataattacaatattataactataatagACTATGTTTATCAAATTATCCCCATCATACTTGGTAACCCCCTATAGGCATGGCAAAGCTTATTTAGTCCATGGACGTAATATACGGTAAATAACTAATGCAAATTTTTTTATAGTGGATGAATTGTCGAAGAACAATTTTTGGTTATGGACAAATCGTCTCGAGTTCAACAGTGGGCAAATTtttagtggacgaatcgtctgtggACGAATAATCTGCATCCCCTAAGTAAACCTAGCTGGCTACAATACTGGATATGTGATTGAGAACTTGGAagattgggctatttttcactctgtcattgcaccacaactggtgtaacaaaggctgttgtatctactatcctgcctgtgagattCATGGAGTGGCAGCAGTGTTtcttatttgtgtggtccttacatgtatatatatctaacatattatataactgtaaataaaaatgtattgggtgCATTTATAATCTAAATTTATAGGTACAGTCGAACCTATATATAAAGGCCACTGAAATGACTTGGCAAAAGTGGCCATTTGAACAGGTGGCTGTTATTTACAGGTAAAGGAAAACTCATAAAATAATCAACAGTcgtcacaaaaatataaaataagagaaagaaaaacttaatttttattgtataaaaatgttattcatagcataaatttaatatgttttgttgAAACTCACTCTAGTATACACCTTTTGAAAATGTCAtttatctttaattattttcgACTGCATTGTGTTACCTATTAAATTGCAGGTAAGAAATCATTATGCATTAATAAAAGGGCTAGTTTGCCAGTGTGACAGACATGTACAAATTGTAACATTGTGGGTTTGTTTCAGTATTATGagtatacttttatttttttgcagaaAGAACAAAATACATCCGCACATAACAACACCCCAGAAGAGAGCAATTTTGAGATGTCTTTTGATGGAACAGGAAAACTTAGAAATATTAAGCAGACCGTGTATAACTAAGGTATTGTTTAAAGAAATTCATACTGAATTCACTTGTTTTGTGTCCAatcatttgaaaacaaatgGCTATATAAGCATAAAGATTAGACATGTAAGATATGTTGATTTccagttgtaatataaatgatTAGCTTGCTAGGGTGTTAAAGCCAcagtgcttgcgtcacaggatcaaaccacttcagtggatacatcaactgattggggttttctcatttcaaccagtgtacccaactggtcaaaggccatggtatgtgctttcctgtctgtggaaaagtgcatataaaagatcccttgctgctaatggaagaatgtagcgggttacatctgatgactatgagtcataattaccaaatgtttgacatcaaatagccaaatggcaatgattaagtaatcaatgtagtcaagtagtggtgtcattaaacacacaaactttaagttttaatttttttttttattatttttttttttttttaaagccacaGTAtgctttcaaaacaaacaaatattttttgatTATATTGAATAGCCGTTTAAATCGTGTACATTATCAAGCAATATGATCAACCTGtctaaatatattacatttgacATTTTCAGGAACAATCCTCAGGTCACATGAAGGCAATGTATGATTTCCCGACACCAAACTTCAGGAAGATGCGTGCAGGCAACATGCCTCCACATATGTTGTTTACGGACCAACTTGAACACTTAAATGTATCTAAGAAATGGAAGTGATACTATtactttatttgtaatatttaaaactttatagTGCTTGAAGAGATTTTGATCTGCAATCAAAGTGTTTGACATGTGcatatataacaacaaaaactcTTCCACCAAGTTCCAGTGTTTGTGTTAACCTAGCATAATAAGCTGTTGATGTGGATCATTATTTTTGACAGAATGTTACACTAAAAAAGAAATGGGTGTATACAAAGGTGTGAAATGAACTTATATCACTTGGATCGtagattttgaaaatgaaaaagatggtgggttttttaagtcttttgggggggggggggggggggggggggcggggggggggggggggggggtggggggggggggggggggggggggggcggggtggTTCTATGAATGACTGAATCTGTATGTTgtgaagtgaaaataaatgtcatCAAAAGCATTTGTTAAGAacagttgtttttgtgtttgtctaTTTCACCCCTAAAGACCTGAAATTGTATGTTAGCTTCATGACATTGGTTATAGTAATAAACTGTTGCCAACATATATTTACACAGCTTGCATGTCAATCATATAGAAACTGCCTGTGTGGTGTTCATAATGAAGTTTTCTTAAAATAA includes the following:
- the LOC121389639 gene encoding ribosomal protein 63, mitochondrial-like — translated: MHFTRVLHFYKRYSKVPGQLYAGKNKIHPHITTPQKRAILRCLLMEQENLEILSRPCITKEQSSGHMKAMYDFPTPNFRKMRAGNMPPHMLFTDQLEHLNVSKKWK